In Euwallacea fornicatus isolate EFF26 chromosome 2, ASM4011564v1, whole genome shotgun sequence, one genomic interval encodes:
- the side-II gene encoding neural cell adhesion molecule 2 isoform X2 — protein sequence MVLWFQHGSGYPIYSFDVRGKPMSQASHWSDPNIFANRAFFRTLAKPAELVIEHIRRHEEGIYRCRVDFRNAQTRSFNYNLTVIVPPEPPIIVDRRGRPLNRTVGPHEVGDDVILICRAVGGHPKPVVRWLMNNKTVDDKYEHQAGTVIENQLRWPSVSRKDLDANFTCQAENTNLTEPKSASVILELILKPLTVNISISDSPLVADRRYEISCKSTGSRPPAIITWYKGKRNLRKAKEEIVENDTSISLLSFTPTTEDDGKLITCRAENPDASNLHEQDSWKINVVYPPIVHLSLGSTLNASDIKEGDDVYFECKVRANPVWKKLTWIHNDIEIPYNVGRIIRSNQSLVLQKVTKQSAGVYKCSVLNEEGETVSDEFHFRVQYAPTCKHDKIIIVGASRGESIDVVCEIESDPPAKSYKWKFNNSGETLELETERYAKTSNGTVSILKYVPTSELDYGSLSCWAFNAVGSQVNPCVFQVVAAGKPLPVKNCTLTNQTSNSVEVYCQPGFDGGLPQHFLLELYTTNSEILRYNITSYTEPYFFLDNLETDITFRIVVFAVNSKGRSSGVVLEEVTFRDAEKRTADGDLGISPVLGTLIGASITIIIIIAIVILRVRKSQGRPQVMLEEKIPGVPGHCNTMSSTKPLLRSASPRDMDEKDPDIIPAKYGAAENGDNHLIALNGPQVPTHSGVTVNVSYPSEVSGHEWSSPVSPVSIKQVNQYHQYSNPVAMVGTFPRDSRPKDLCLGNGSSSTLARASDLELNGLAIKERLMANRLPESCV from the exons CTTTGACGTCCGAGGAAAACCAATGTCTCAAGCCTCCCATTGGTCAGACCCCAATATATTTGCAAATAGAGCATTTTTTCGCACATTGGCAAAGCCTGCTGAACTAGTCATTGAGCATATTCGACGTCACGAAGAAGGAATCTACCGCTGCAGAGTGGATTTTCGAAACGCACAGACTCGAAGCTTTAATTACAACTTAACAGTAATTG TGCCTCCAGAGCCGCCCATTATTGTTGATAGACGAGGCCGCCCTTTGAATCGCACGGTGGGTCCGCATGAGGTGGGAGATGATGTCATTTTAATCTGCAG AGCTGTAGGGGGACATCCTAAACCGGTTGTTAGGTGGCTGATGAACAATAAAACTGTGGATGACAAATATGAGCATCAAGCAGGAACTGTGATTGAAAACCAGCTGCGGTGGCCTTCGGTTTCCAGGAAGGATTTAGATGCGAATTTCACGTGCCAAGCTGAGAATACTAATTTAACCGAACCAAAGAGTGCTTCTGTTATTCTCGAGCTTATTC TAAAACCCTTAACGGTGAACATTTCCATATCTGATTCGCCTCTAGTTGCCGACCGACGGTATGAAATTAGCTGCAAATCTACCGGATCCAGACCGCCAGCAATCATCACTTGGTACAAGGGAAAACGGAACCTTCGCAAAGCCAAG gaaGAAATAGTAGAAAACGATACCTCGATAAGCTTGTTGAGCTTTACGCCCACCACTGAGGACGATGGCAAACTAATCACCTGTCGGGCAGAAAATCCCGATGCCAGCAACCTTCACGAACAAGATTCCTGGAAAATCAACGTTGTGT ATCCTCCGATAGTGCATTTAAGCCTCGGAAGTACTTTAAACGCCAGTGATATCAAAGAAGGGGATGATGTGTACTTCGAATGTAAAGTAAGAGCCAATCCTGTATGGAAGAAGCTTACTTGGATACACAAT GATATTGAGATCCCATACAATGTTGGAAGAATTATTCGGAGTAACCAAAGCCTTGTGCtgcaaaaagtcacaaaacaaaGTGCAGGAGTCTACAAATGTTCGGTTCTCAATGAGGAAGGAGAAACAGTGAGTGACGAATTTCATTTTCGAGTTCAAT ATGCGCCAACATGCAAGCATGACAAAATCATCATTGTTGGTGCATCACGAGGCGAAAGCATTGACGTCGTCTGCGAAATTGAATCTGATCCTCCGGCAAAG AGCTACAAATGGAAGTTTAATAATTCAGGGGAGACTCTGGAGTTGGAAACAGAAAGATATGCCAAAACCAGTAACGGCACAGTTAGCATATTGAAATACGTGCCCACTTCAGAGTTAGATTATGGATCTTTATCATGCTGGGCTTTTAATGCTGTGGGGTCTCAAGTGAACCCATGTGTATTTCAAGTGGTTGCTGCAG GAAAGCCGCTACCGGTCAAAAACTGTACGCTGACTAATCAAACCAGCAATTCAGTGGAAGTCTATTGCCAGCCAGGGTTCGATGGAGGTCTACCGCAACACTTCCTCCTAGAACTATACACAACAAACTCAGAAATTCTCCGATATAACATCACGTCATACACTGAACCCTATTTCTTCCTTGACAACCTGGAAACTGATATTACATTCAGAATAGTCGTTTTTGCCGTTAACTCCAAAGGAAGGAGTAGTGGGGTAGTTCTTGAGGAAGTGACGTTTCGGGATGCAGAAAAAAGGACTG CTGATGGTGATTTGGGAATATCGCCAGTCTTGGGGACCCTAATTGGAGCTTCCATAaccataataataatcattgcAATTGTTATTCTGCGCGTAAGGAAATCCCAGGGACGTCCTCAGGTTATGCTGGAGGAGAAAATTCCTGGAGTACCTGGACATTGTAACACCATGTCTTCCACAAAGCCTTTACTGCGTAGTGCATCTCCTAGGGACATGGATGAGAAGGATCCGGACATAATTCCTGCAAAATATG GAGCTGCAGAAAACGGCGATAATCATCTGATAGCCCTTAATGGGCCCCAAGTGCCAACGCATAGCGGCGTTACAGTCAATGTCAGTTACCCCTCAGAAGTGTCGGGGCACGAATGGAGCAGCCCCGTTAGTCCAGTTTCAATTAAGCAAGTTAACCAG tACCACCAATACAGCAACCCAGTAGCAATGGTGGGGACATTTCCCAGAGATTCTCGACCCAAGGACCTCTGTCTAGGAAACGGAAGTTCTTCCACTTTGGCCAGAGCAAGCGACTTGGAGCTGAATGGATTGGCCATAAAAGAAAGGCTGATGGCCAATAGACTACCGGAAAGTTGTGTTTAA
- the side-II gene encoding neural cell adhesion molecule 2 isoform X1 codes for MVLWFQHGSGYPIYSFDVRGKPMSQASHWSDPNIFANRAFFRTLAKPAELVIEHIRRHEEGIYRCRVDFRNAQTRSFNYNLTVIVPPEPPIIVDRRGRPLNRTVGPHEVGDDVILICRAVGGHPKPVVRWLMNNKTVDDKYEHQAGTVIENQLRWPSVSRKDLDANFTCQAENTNLTEPKSASVILELILKPLTVNISISDSPLVADRRYEISCKSTGSRPPAIITWYKGKRNLRKAKEEIVENDTSISLLSFTPTTEDDGKLITCRAENPDASNLHEQDSWKINVVYPPIVHLSLGSTLNASDIKEGDDVYFECKVRANPVWKKLTWIHNDIEIPYNVGRIIRSNQSLVLQKVTKQSAGVYKCSVLNEEGETVSDEFHFRVQYAPTCKHDKIIIVGASRGESIDVVCEIESDPPAKSYKWKFNNSGETLELETERYAKTSNGTVSILKYVPTSELDYGSLSCWAFNAVGSQVNPCVFQVVAAGKPLPVKNCTLTNQTSNSVEVYCQPGFDGGLPQHFLLELYTTNSEILRYNITSYTEPYFFLDNLETDITFRIVVFAVNSKGRSSGVVLEEVTFRDAEKRTAADGDLGISPVLGTLIGASITIIIIIAIVILRVRKSQGRPQVMLEEKIPGVPGHCNTMSSTKPLLRSASPRDMDEKDPDIIPAKYGAAENGDNHLIALNGPQVPTHSGVTVNVSYPSEVSGHEWSSPVSPVSIKQVNQYHQYSNPVAMVGTFPRDSRPKDLCLGNGSSSTLARASDLELNGLAIKERLMANRLPESCV; via the exons CTTTGACGTCCGAGGAAAACCAATGTCTCAAGCCTCCCATTGGTCAGACCCCAATATATTTGCAAATAGAGCATTTTTTCGCACATTGGCAAAGCCTGCTGAACTAGTCATTGAGCATATTCGACGTCACGAAGAAGGAATCTACCGCTGCAGAGTGGATTTTCGAAACGCACAGACTCGAAGCTTTAATTACAACTTAACAGTAATTG TGCCTCCAGAGCCGCCCATTATTGTTGATAGACGAGGCCGCCCTTTGAATCGCACGGTGGGTCCGCATGAGGTGGGAGATGATGTCATTTTAATCTGCAG AGCTGTAGGGGGACATCCTAAACCGGTTGTTAGGTGGCTGATGAACAATAAAACTGTGGATGACAAATATGAGCATCAAGCAGGAACTGTGATTGAAAACCAGCTGCGGTGGCCTTCGGTTTCCAGGAAGGATTTAGATGCGAATTTCACGTGCCAAGCTGAGAATACTAATTTAACCGAACCAAAGAGTGCTTCTGTTATTCTCGAGCTTATTC TAAAACCCTTAACGGTGAACATTTCCATATCTGATTCGCCTCTAGTTGCCGACCGACGGTATGAAATTAGCTGCAAATCTACCGGATCCAGACCGCCAGCAATCATCACTTGGTACAAGGGAAAACGGAACCTTCGCAAAGCCAAG gaaGAAATAGTAGAAAACGATACCTCGATAAGCTTGTTGAGCTTTACGCCCACCACTGAGGACGATGGCAAACTAATCACCTGTCGGGCAGAAAATCCCGATGCCAGCAACCTTCACGAACAAGATTCCTGGAAAATCAACGTTGTGT ATCCTCCGATAGTGCATTTAAGCCTCGGAAGTACTTTAAACGCCAGTGATATCAAAGAAGGGGATGATGTGTACTTCGAATGTAAAGTAAGAGCCAATCCTGTATGGAAGAAGCTTACTTGGATACACAAT GATATTGAGATCCCATACAATGTTGGAAGAATTATTCGGAGTAACCAAAGCCTTGTGCtgcaaaaagtcacaaaacaaaGTGCAGGAGTCTACAAATGTTCGGTTCTCAATGAGGAAGGAGAAACAGTGAGTGACGAATTTCATTTTCGAGTTCAAT ATGCGCCAACATGCAAGCATGACAAAATCATCATTGTTGGTGCATCACGAGGCGAAAGCATTGACGTCGTCTGCGAAATTGAATCTGATCCTCCGGCAAAG AGCTACAAATGGAAGTTTAATAATTCAGGGGAGACTCTGGAGTTGGAAACAGAAAGATATGCCAAAACCAGTAACGGCACAGTTAGCATATTGAAATACGTGCCCACTTCAGAGTTAGATTATGGATCTTTATCATGCTGGGCTTTTAATGCTGTGGGGTCTCAAGTGAACCCATGTGTATTTCAAGTGGTTGCTGCAG GAAAGCCGCTACCGGTCAAAAACTGTACGCTGACTAATCAAACCAGCAATTCAGTGGAAGTCTATTGCCAGCCAGGGTTCGATGGAGGTCTACCGCAACACTTCCTCCTAGAACTATACACAACAAACTCAGAAATTCTCCGATATAACATCACGTCATACACTGAACCCTATTTCTTCCTTGACAACCTGGAAACTGATATTACATTCAGAATAGTCGTTTTTGCCGTTAACTCCAAAGGAAGGAGTAGTGGGGTAGTTCTTGAGGAAGTGACGTTTCGGGATGCAGAAAAAAGGACTG CAGCTGATGGTGATTTGGGAATATCGCCAGTCTTGGGGACCCTAATTGGAGCTTCCATAaccataataataatcattgcAATTGTTATTCTGCGCGTAAGGAAATCCCAGGGACGTCCTCAGGTTATGCTGGAGGAGAAAATTCCTGGAGTACCTGGACATTGTAACACCATGTCTTCCACAAAGCCTTTACTGCGTAGTGCATCTCCTAGGGACATGGATGAGAAGGATCCGGACATAATTCCTGCAAAATATG GAGCTGCAGAAAACGGCGATAATCATCTGATAGCCCTTAATGGGCCCCAAGTGCCAACGCATAGCGGCGTTACAGTCAATGTCAGTTACCCCTCAGAAGTGTCGGGGCACGAATGGAGCAGCCCCGTTAGTCCAGTTTCAATTAAGCAAGTTAACCAG tACCACCAATACAGCAACCCAGTAGCAATGGTGGGGACATTTCCCAGAGATTCTCGACCCAAGGACCTCTGTCTAGGAAACGGAAGTTCTTCCACTTTGGCCAGAGCAAGCGACTTGGAGCTGAATGGATTGGCCATAAAAGAAAGGCTGATGGCCAATAGACTACCGGAAAGTTGTGTTTAA
- the LOC136344546 gene encoding uncharacterized protein, with the protein MSSFPAKMKQIYLVLSFMLVISIVQSRIDFIDCGTNNISVKKIKLSGCMYVPCQIQRGSDYFVQLVLASLDSRFDAVEVTAYVSLFGALFPVNATTMTPTFYNDQEALLEFKLVFCQSLLRNRALLYLQATYKSGPEITGHLCVSFKVQLV; encoded by the exons ATGTCAAGTTTTCCAGCCAAAatgaagcaaatttatttggtTCTCTCATTTATGTTAGTTATCTCAATAGTTCAGAGTCGCATTGATTTCATAGACTGCG GAACAAATAACATTTCTGTTAAGAAAATCAAACTTTCTGGCTGCATGTATGTTCCCTGTCAAATCCAAAGAGGCTCTGACTATTTCGTTCAACTGGTACTGGCTTCGTTAG ATTCCAGGTTCGATGCAGTGGAAGTAACTGCATATGTAAGTTTATTTGGGGCGTTGTTCCCTGTAAACGCAACTACCATGACACCTACATTCTATAACGACCAAGAAGCACTTTTGGAATTTAAACTAGTATTTTGTCAATCATTATTGAGG aaCCGCGCATTGCTCTATCTGCAAGCAACTTACAAGTCCGGACCTGAGATTACAGGTCATCTGTGTGTATCTTTCAAAGTCCAATTGGTATAG
- the LOC136344538 gene encoding uncharacterized protein has product MQVFKIILAISFAIIFVPLCGADIFFSDCGSEVIQVEAIHADRCNSTPCFFSRGQAYNLTVIPDYLDSIDSSDLIARVLIRGAEFEVTAKLNEACGLPCPIEERVFTPHIPVTIELGISLIRGPADLTLNSTYWSGGMRRSRFCVQVGIVIY; this is encoded by the exons ATGCAGGTGTTTAAAATTATCCTTGCCATATCATTTGCGATTATTTTTGTTCCGCTCTGTGGAGCCGATATTTTCTTTTCCGACTGTG gCTCAGAAGTAATTCAAGTTGAGGCAATCCATGCGGATAGGTGTAACAGCACCCCTTGTTTTTTCAGCAGAGGGCAAGCTTACAATTTGACGGTAATTCCCGACTATCTAG ATTCCATTGATAGTAGTGACTTGATTGCTAGGGTGCTGATAAGGGGTGCAGAGTTCGAAGTTACTGCCAAATTGAATGAGGCTTGTGGATTACCTTGCCCTATCGAAGAGAGAGTGTTTACGCCTCACATTCCAGTGACGATCGAATTAGGGATTTCCTTAATCAGG GGGCCTGCAGATTTGACACTGAACTCCACGTACTGGAGTGGAGGAATGCGAAGAAGTCGGTTCTGTGTGCAGGTTGGAATAGTCATTTACTAG
- the LOC136350184 gene encoding uncharacterized protein isoform X1, whose protein sequence is MPSLANLALSAFICAFLVGFSTQVQFTSCGGDTVHDLEITDCADSTCTLHMGYYYEVLVAPDTIVPPLVGPEIHVGLIQYDAYFEQASICINECVSYVVGNRLLDLVPKFDLNVTVSQCLVAMPATLRINTTYVDNAGHEGGFCIETSVDIKK, encoded by the exons ATGCCATCGTTAGCAAATCTGGCTCTTAGTGCATTTATATGTGCTTTTCTCGTAGGCTTTTCGACACAAGTGCAGTTTACATCATGCG GAGGCGACACAGTACACGATCTGGAAATCACCGACTGTGCTGATTCTACGTGTACCCTGCATATGGGATACTACTATGAGGTGCTAGTTGCCCCAGACACCATAG ttccTCCACTAGTTGGACCTGAAATTCACGTAGGCCTAATCCAATATGACGCGTATTTCGAACAAGCCTCGATATGCATAAACGAGTGTGTGTCGTATGTTGTGGGAAACAGACTGCTGGATTTGGTCccaaaatttgatttgaatgTTACAGTTTCTCAATGTTTAGTGGCG atGCCGGCAACCTTGCGCATAAATACTACCTACGTGGACAACGCTGGACATGAAGGTGGGTTTTGCATTGAAACCAGTGTTGATATTAAGAAGTGA
- the LOC136350184 gene encoding uncharacterized protein isoform X2, with the protein MPSLANLALSAFICAFLVGFSTQVQFTSCGGDTVHDLEITDCADSTCTLHMGYYYEVLVAPDTIVPPLVGPEIHVGLIQYDAYFEQASICINECVSYVVGNRLLDLVPKFDLNVTVSQCLVAW; encoded by the exons ATGCCATCGTTAGCAAATCTGGCTCTTAGTGCATTTATATGTGCTTTTCTCGTAGGCTTTTCGACACAAGTGCAGTTTACATCATGCG GAGGCGACACAGTACACGATCTGGAAATCACCGACTGTGCTGATTCTACGTGTACCCTGCATATGGGATACTACTATGAGGTGCTAGTTGCCCCAGACACCATAG ttccTCCACTAGTTGGACCTGAAATTCACGTAGGCCTAATCCAATATGACGCGTATTTCGAACAAGCCTCGATATGCATAAACGAGTGTGTGTCGTATGTTGTGGGAAACAGACTGCTGGATTTGGTCccaaaatttgatttgaatgTTACAGTTTCTCAATGTTTAGTGGCG TGGTAG